A stretch of the Uranotaenia lowii strain MFRU-FL chromosome 3, ASM2978415v1, whole genome shotgun sequence genome encodes the following:
- the LOC129755573 gene encoding protein maelstrom homolog has protein sequence MAPPHKKYRKNQSKGPYYFFMMEYRKKQEAAGHVFRGGNHEVQLKASPIWNSMAPDEKTKYNEMAREHREWLRDNGEKYTSQGVPISVVEAEQKAKVQKGELIRNTISTMLDNGIANNELEKVEFYFISFSYFCVTSGGTYIPAEMGVVRYSLKDGVKDKLHMFIDPGKLPLGMAYEAKQHAESDHQLPIPPDAMGEKDNDEIILRLFSFLSNQEKLPPLFTDAPDIKVVENILKGILAQGAMDDNTLLVCPMAELFYQLKRATESFGMDIKTFPSVHIAQAIIQKDVYEYTKDIACDYHEELGNGKYCPLSKCVRWAFIISDSCCLDLSIEMKPGKHLPKNADTALCSTTVGDTSTVLSNQMDNCSFVSSSEVTHITNPRMNKLPRDHYDSFDDKGSKLYSQSYGIKPGSSSSSYRSSRDYESTRIKDDPDAKYDGYSSSSSRHDSRDPRYSRGSTSSYRGSSPSRSSYDSGYRRDKDSYRDSRDRDSYRDSRDSRERGRDSYRDRDSYRDRDSYSRRGRDSPDYSDYSSSRTVKQERRSPDSDRGRSSRRRVSDDDYSPVRVKDERRSPSPGASSSRREDRRRSPPASTTSSSYSAVTGYGRGSLYRPPASPPGSSQFSTSDFPELGAGRGKLSK, from the exons atggctCCACCGCACAAGAAATACCGGAAGAACCAGTCCAAGGGGCCGTACTACTTCTTCATGATGGAGTACCGGAAGAAGCAGGAAGCGGCCGGGCATGTCTTCCGCGGCGGCAACCACGAAGTCCAGCTAAAGGCGTCCCCGATTTGGAAC TCCATGGCGCCCGATGAGAAAACTAAGTACAACGAGATGGCCCGGGAGCATCGCGAGTGGCTCCGGGACAACGGAGAAAAGTACACCTCCCAGGGTGTACCGATTTCGGTCGTCGAAGCGGAACAGAAAGCCAAAGTCCAAAAGGGCGAACTGATCCGAAATACCATCAGCACCATGCTGGACAACGGCATCGCCAACAACG AGTTGGAAAAGGTCGAGTTCTATTtcatatccttttcatatttttgcgtAACATCCGGGGGCACTTATATTCCGGCCGAAATGGGTGTGGTGCGCTACAGTTTGAAAGACGGTGTCAAGGATAAGTTGCACATGTTTATCGATCCTGGCAAACTTCCGCTGGGCATGGCCTATGAAGCGAAACAACACGCCGAAAGCGACCATCAGCTTCCGATCCCGCCAGATGCCATGGGGGAGAAGGATAACGATGAGATTATCCTGCGGCTTTTCAGCTTTCTTTCGAACCAGGAAAAACTACCGCCTCTATTTACCGATGCTCCTGATATCAAGGTGGTAGAAAATATCCTGAAGGGTATTCTGGCTCAGGGTGCCATGGACGATAATACTTTGCTGGTTTGCCCGATGGCCGAACTGTTTTATCAACTGAAACGTGCCACCGAGAGTTTTGGCATGGACATCAAAACGTTCCCTTCTGTGCACATTGCACAGGCCATCATTCAGAAGGACGTGTACGAGTACACGAAAGATATTGCATGCGACTACCACGAAGAGCTGGGCAACGGCAAGTATTGTCCGCTTTCTAAATGTGTCCGATGGGCGTTCATTATTTCCGACAGTTGCTGTCTGGATTTGAGCATCGAGATGAAACCGGGCAAACATTTGCCCAAGAACGCTGACACGGCCCTCTGCAGCACTACCGTGGGCGATACGAGCACTGTGCTCAGCAACCAGATGGATAACTGCTCGTTCGTTTCCTCGTCGGAGGTAACACATATAACGAACCCGAGAATGAACAAGCTCCCGCGGGACCACTACGATTCGTTCGACGACAAGGGGTCCAAGTTGTATAGCCAGAGCTATGGAATAAAGCCTGGGTCGTCTTCGTCGAGCTATCGCTCCAGCCGGGACTACGAGTCAACTAGG ATCAAGGATGACCCGGATGCAAAATATGACGGttacagcagcagcagtagccgaCATGACTCCCGAGACCCGCGATACTCACGCGGTTCAACTTCTTCGTACCGTGGATCTTCGCCGTCTCGAAGCTCTTACGATAGTGGCTATCGCCGGGACAAAGATTCCTACAGAGATTCACGAGATCGCGACTCTTACAGGGATTCTCGAGATTCTCGAGAGCGGGGGCGTGATTCGTACCGAGATCGCGATTCGTACAGAGACCGGGACAGTTATAGTCGGCGCGGTCGCGATTCTCCCGATTACAGTGACTACAGTTCGTCCCGAACAGTCAAGCAGGAACGTCGTTCACCCGATTCGGACCGCGGTCGCTCGTCGCGTCGCCGGGTAAGTGACGACGATTACTCTCCGGTTCGCGTTAAAGACGAACGCCGTTCGCCGAGTCCGGGCGCCTCGAGCAGCCGTCGAGAAGACCGCCGCAGATCGCCACCG
- the LOC129751229 gene encoding uncharacterized protein LOC129751229, giving the protein MRKNSTPKKSLKEQHIVNVKQNKTHLKEKVQEGLFLFACFFSSNIVQLERTAALETQIQKQTEETTTLTLLATSRLSTKPSRCLVKAEIINNKFQALPGRRKEAC; this is encoded by the exons ATGCGGAAAAATAGTACG ccaaaaaaatcgttaaaagaaCAACACATTGTGAACGTTAAGCAGAACAAAACACATTTAAAAGAAAAG GTCCAAGAGGGCCTTTTCTTGTTCGCATGCTTTTTCTCCAGTAACATCGTCCAGCTAGAACGCACAGCGGCACTAGAAACCCAAATCCAGAAGCAGACAGAAGAGACCACAACCCTAACCTTGCTCGCCACTTCAAGGTTGTCGACGAAGCCCTCCCGGTGCTTGGTAAAAGCTGAGATCATCAACAACAAGTTCCAGGCTCTTCCGGGACGCCGGAAAGAGGCCTGCTGA